The proteins below come from a single Tachysurus fulvidraco isolate hzauxx_2018 chromosome 13, HZAU_PFXX_2.0, whole genome shotgun sequence genomic window:
- the LOC113635266 gene encoding protein PIGBOS1: MFFRRIPFNQIAFATVVGVGGGIYIYRPMFEHHSKNTSEENKTQTENKGQNNTDK, from the coding sequence ATGTTTTTTAGACGGATACCGTTTAATCAGATCGCTTTCGCGACTGTGGTCGGAGTTGGAGGAGGGATTTATATCTACAGACCCATGTTTGAGCATCACAGCAAAAATACAAGTGAGGAAAATAAAACTCAGACTGAAAATAAAGGACAAAACAACACGGACAAGTGA